The following are from one region of the Gemmatimonadota bacterium genome:
- the lepA gene encoding translation elongation factor 4: MLDRLKIRNFCIIAHIDHGKSTLADRLLALTHTLSEAEAQGQVLDDMDLEKERGITIKAHAVRMTHPGPDGHEYVLNLIDTPGHVDFSYEVSRSLAACEGAVLVVDASQGVEAQTISNLHLAIAGDLTIIPVLNKIDMSGADPERAAAQVLDLLGGDPGDVLRVSARDGLGVDALIPEIIKRIPPPSGETNAPLRALIFDSAFDQYRGAVAYVRVVDGKLRAGMTIRFLSNAREYLVTEVGTLRLGMVPCETLGVGDVGYVIAGVKNIGHTKVGDTITDTANPASESLPGYAEAKSMVFSGFYPIDTEDYEDLRDALDRLRLNDASLHYEPETSVALGFGFRCGFLGLLHREIVQERLEREFNLGLIGTVPTVPYRVYGKDGTMVEIENPNDLPDPADIDRIEEPMVRAEIVVPTDYIGNMMKLGQERRGTHGGMEYIDPTRVVIHFEFPLAEIIFDFYDKLKSISRGYASFDYEFSDYQVSPMVKLDILLNGEPVDALSIIVHRDKAYEWGKSLVEKLKEVIPRHQFQVAVQAAVGSKIIARETLRALRKNVTAKCYGGDITRKRKLLERQKEGKKRMKQVGTVRVPQEAFLSVLKIDR; this comes from the coding sequence ATGCTTGATCGATTGAAGATCCGGAACTTCTGCATCATCGCGCACATTGATCACGGCAAGTCGACGCTTGCCGATCGACTCCTTGCGCTGACGCACACGCTGTCCGAGGCGGAGGCCCAGGGGCAGGTTCTCGACGATATGGACCTGGAGAAGGAACGCGGGATCACGATCAAAGCTCACGCGGTTCGCATGACCCATCCCGGACCCGACGGCCACGAGTATGTCCTCAACCTCATCGACACTCCCGGGCATGTGGACTTCTCGTATGAGGTGTCGCGGAGCCTGGCGGCCTGCGAGGGAGCGGTTCTTGTGGTGGACGCCAGTCAGGGCGTGGAGGCGCAGACCATCTCGAACCTGCATCTGGCGATTGCGGGAGATCTCACCATCATTCCGGTGCTGAACAAGATTGACATGTCCGGCGCGGATCCGGAACGCGCGGCCGCGCAGGTGCTGGACCTCCTGGGTGGAGACCCGGGGGATGTCCTTCGCGTGAGCGCCAGGGACGGTCTGGGCGTGGACGCATTGATTCCCGAGATCATCAAGAGGATCCCACCCCCGTCGGGAGAGACGAACGCTCCGCTTCGTGCGCTCATCTTCGACTCGGCCTTCGACCAGTATCGCGGTGCGGTGGCCTATGTTCGCGTTGTGGACGGGAAGCTGCGCGCTGGCATGACGATTCGCTTTCTCTCGAACGCCCGCGAGTATCTCGTCACGGAAGTGGGGACGCTGCGTCTCGGAATGGTCCCGTGCGAGACGCTGGGTGTGGGGGATGTGGGCTATGTCATTGCGGGTGTGAAGAACATCGGGCACACGAAGGTGGGAGACACGATCACCGACACGGCGAATCCCGCGTCTGAGTCGTTGCCGGGCTATGCCGAGGCGAAGTCGATGGTGTTCTCCGGCTTCTACCCGATTGACACGGAGGACTACGAAGATCTCCGTGACGCGCTGGACCGCCTGCGCCTGAACGATGCGTCGCTCCACTATGAACCGGAGACATCCGTTGCGCTGGGGTTCGGGTTTCGCTGCGGGTTCCTGGGATTGCTGCACCGGGAGATTGTGCAGGAACGCCTGGAGCGCGAGTTCAATCTCGGACTCATCGGTACGGTTCCGACGGTTCCCTATCGCGTGTACGGGAAAGACGGGACGATGGTGGAGATCGAGAACCCAAACGATCTTCCAGACCCCGCAGACATCGACCGAATCGAAGAACCGATGGTTCGTGCCGAGATTGTCGTGCCGACGGATTACATCGGGAACATGATGAAGCTCGGACAGGAGCGACGCGGCACCCATGGCGGGATGGAGTACATCGACCCGACGCGTGTGGTGATCCACTTCGAGTTTCCGCTTGCGGAGATCATCTTCGACTTCTACGACAAGCTGAAGTCGATCAGCCGCGGATATGCATCCTTCGACTACGAGTTTTCGGACTACCAGGTCTCTCCAATGGTCAAGCTGGACATCCTGCTGAACGGGGAACCGGTGGACGCGTTGTCGATTATCGTGCACCGGGACAAGGCTTACGAGTGGGGGAAGAGCCTCGTCGAGAAACTGAAGGAAGTCATCCCTCGGCACCAGTTCCAGGTGGCGGTGCAGGCGGCGGTGGGCTCGAAGATCATCGCACGGGAGACCCTGCGCGCGCTTCGCAAGAATGTGACCGCGAAGTGTTATGGCGGGGACATTACCCGGAAGCGGAAACTCCTGGAGCGGCAGAAGGAAGGGAAGAAGCGGATGAAGCAGGTGGGCACCGTCCGCGTTCCGCAGGAAGCATTTCTCTCGGTGCTGAAGATCGACCGGTAG
- the hemW gene encoding radical SAM family heme chaperone HemW has product MSIGLYIHVPFCRSKCPYCAFYFVVGRAELRGRYVDALVAEIGRAADRVPFAGRTLSSVYFGGGTPAVLEPAEVARVVRAAAAAFGLEPDAEVSLEANPDRLDASRIAGFREAGVNRLTLGFQATRPLRLRALGRTHSPGDSLRAYEAARAAGFENIAIDLIFGTPGQDAASWAAEVEEVAALAPEHVSVYELTPEEGTRLARHLREERVRLPDSDTRADMFDDAGEVLGRYGLERYEISNFARAHRECRHNADAWRGLDAIGVGASAASHAGNARWTNVADLDAYIARIESGEDATAEREILDEGTWAAEDLYLGLRLMEGIDATARLARLPEPARERITAVLETARAAGLLATGGGRFRLTQRGLLLADSVFEDLLTDVRPTAGR; this is encoded by the coding sequence TTGAGCATCGGACTCTACATTCATGTTCCGTTCTGTCGCTCGAAGTGCCCGTATTGCGCGTTCTACTTCGTCGTGGGCCGCGCCGAGCTGCGCGGACGGTATGTGGATGCGCTGGTTGCGGAGATCGGGCGTGCGGCGGACCGCGTGCCGTTCGCGGGGAGGACTCTCTCGTCCGTGTACTTCGGGGGAGGGACGCCCGCCGTGCTGGAACCGGCGGAAGTGGCGCGTGTCGTCCGTGCGGCGGCCGCGGCGTTTGGCCTGGAACCGGATGCAGAGGTGAGCCTCGAGGCGAACCCCGACCGCCTGGACGCGTCGCGGATCGCGGGGTTCCGCGAAGCCGGGGTGAATCGCCTGACGCTGGGGTTTCAGGCCACCCGTCCCCTTCGGCTTCGTGCGCTGGGGCGGACGCACTCCCCCGGGGACAGCCTTCGCGCATACGAAGCGGCGCGTGCCGCAGGGTTCGAGAATATCGCAATCGACCTCATCTTCGGGACGCCGGGGCAGGATGCCGCGTCGTGGGCGGCCGAAGTGGAGGAGGTGGCCGCGCTCGCCCCGGAGCATGTCAGCGTGTATGAGCTGACACCGGAGGAAGGAACCCGGCTCGCTCGTCACTTGCGAGAAGAGCGCGTGCGTCTTCCGGATTCAGATACACGAGCGGACATGTTCGACGACGCGGGCGAAGTCCTCGGCCGGTACGGACTGGAGCGCTACGAAATCTCGAACTTCGCTCGGGCTCACCGCGAGTGCAGACACAACGCCGATGCGTGGCGCGGTCTGGACGCGATCGGCGTGGGCGCCAGTGCCGCGTCCCACGCGGGGAACGCGCGCTGGACGAATGTCGCGGATCTCGATGCGTACATTGCGCGAATCGAATCGGGAGAGGACGCGACCGCGGAACGGGAGATTCTGGACGAGGGGACCTGGGCTGCCGAGGATCTCTACCTGGGCCTTCGACTCATGGAGGGGATCGACGCCACCGCACGACTGGCCCGTCTCCCGGAGCCTGCGCGCGAGCGAATCACCGCCGTGCTGGAAACCGCCCGGGCCGCCGGGTTGCTTGCGACGGGGGGCGGGCGCTTTCGCCTGACTCAACGCGGACTTCTGCTGGCGGACTCGGTGTTTGAGGACTTGCTGACGGATGTGCGCCCTACGGCAGGACGATGA
- a CDS encoding FlgD immunoglobulin-like domain containing protein, protein MQRAAHRLLITAVLLQAASAAPGGATDWPADSGVEIGRMGEPGGLPGGFEPSGAVWHAGRNRLIVVDDGGIVCELNPAGGLVSWDLGGDLEAVTLADPAGSIVFVGVENPDGVVEFDLATGAPTGNAWDLTPWLQGPGNQGLEALTFVDGLFYAGLQDNGDLFIFDLQAGGSVQHLGTRASHDGRDDLSGMHYDACTGVLYAIHDSHDVIVETLADGTFLREYDLAGDNQEGVALIGESGDSTTTLFIAEDAGEVWQYGGYPVDPCSPSVGAAIGNEAAPSPAAGIRGCTPNPTRGGSWIRYDLPRASEVVLGIHSASGRMVRTLEDGTLPGGRHRSRWDGRNDAGRPVGAGVYFCRLRADGTTSARRIIVLP, encoded by the coding sequence ATGCAACGCGCCGCACATCGACTACTCATCACGGCGGTTCTCCTCCAGGCGGCCTCGGCGGCACCCGGCGGGGCCACCGACTGGCCCGCGGATTCGGGCGTCGAGATCGGGCGCATGGGCGAACCGGGAGGACTCCCGGGCGGATTCGAGCCCAGCGGCGCGGTCTGGCACGCCGGACGCAATCGCCTGATCGTGGTGGATGACGGCGGCATCGTCTGCGAACTGAATCCGGCCGGAGGACTGGTGTCGTGGGATCTGGGCGGGGACCTGGAGGCCGTGACGCTTGCGGATCCTGCGGGGTCCATCGTCTTTGTCGGCGTCGAAAACCCGGACGGAGTCGTGGAGTTCGATTTGGCAACCGGGGCGCCCACCGGGAACGCATGGGATCTGACGCCCTGGCTTCAGGGGCCGGGCAACCAGGGGCTGGAAGCCCTGACCTTTGTGGACGGCCTCTTCTACGCGGGTCTCCAGGACAACGGGGACCTCTTCATCTTCGACCTGCAGGCGGGCGGGAGCGTTCAGCACCTGGGAACGCGAGCGTCTCACGACGGGCGGGACGACCTTTCGGGAATGCACTACGACGCCTGCACCGGCGTCCTCTACGCCATCCACGACAGCCACGATGTCATCGTGGAGACCCTCGCCGACGGCACCTTCCTGCGTGAGTACGATCTCGCGGGAGACAATCAGGAGGGCGTCGCGCTGATCGGTGAGTCCGGGGATTCGACGACAACCCTCTTTATCGCGGAAGACGCCGGTGAAGTGTGGCAGTACGGAGGCTATCCGGTGGACCCGTGCTCCCCTTCCGTCGGGGCGGCGATCGGAAACGAAGCCGCGCCGAGTCCGGCGGCCGGGATTCGCGGGTGCACCCCCAACCCGACCCGAGGGGGTTCATGGATCCGCTACGACCTCCCGCGCGCGTCAGAAGTCGTGCTGGGCATCCACTCCGCGTCCGGTCGAATGGTCAGAACGCTGGAGGACGGCACACTTCCCGGCGGTCGGCACCGAAGCCGGTGGGACGGCCGGAACGACGCGGGGCGACCCGTGGGCGCGGGCGTTTACTTCTGTCGGCTTCGTGCGGACGGGACCACCTCGGCGCGACGCATCATCGTCCTGCCGTAG
- a CDS encoding DUF47 family protein: MSILFKQTRELAAQMDDFLDAVSEGALVFQQGVADYLSGDMERFETRYQAIGVLENRADDLRRSIEGHLYRHSLIPESRGDVLGLLETMDDILNIAKNTLSLFLVERPEMIPGLTREWTDLAEAAKHTAEAVVLAARKFFRDPHGVNDHLHKAYFHEKEGDRLAMDLKRKIFVADVDLAHKIHLRYFALNIDQVSDAAEDVADRLSIYAIKRTV; encoded by the coding sequence ATGTCGATTCTCTTCAAGCAGACCAGGGAACTGGCCGCGCAGATGGACGACTTTCTGGATGCGGTCAGCGAGGGCGCCCTGGTCTTCCAGCAGGGCGTGGCGGACTATCTTTCGGGAGACATGGAGCGGTTCGAGACGCGCTATCAGGCCATCGGCGTGCTGGAAAACCGCGCCGATGATCTGCGCAGGTCCATCGAGGGGCACCTCTATCGTCACTCGTTGATACCAGAGTCCCGGGGAGATGTGCTGGGGCTTCTGGAAACGATGGATGACATCCTCAATATCGCCAAGAACACGCTGAGTCTGTTCCTTGTGGAACGGCCGGAGATGATCCCCGGTCTGACCAGGGAGTGGACGGACCTCGCGGAGGCGGCGAAGCACACGGCGGAAGCGGTGGTGCTGGCCGCACGAAAGTTCTTCCGGGACCCCCACGGAGTGAACGACCACCTGCACAAGGCCTACTTCCACGAGAAGGAAGGCGACCGGCTCGCCATGGATCTCAAACGGAAGATCTTCGTGGCGGATGTCGATCTGGCGCACAAGATCCACCTGCGCTACTTCGCGCTGAACATCGATCAGGTGTCCGATGCGGCTGAAGATGTGGCCGACCGACTCTCCATCTACGCCATCAAGAGAACCGTCTAG
- a CDS encoding anion permease produces the protein MLLFFLSSGLFLGWSLGANDAANVFGTAVGTRMVRFTTAAFICSAFLIVGAVVGGAGASHTLGKLGAVNALGGAFMVALSAGFTVFAMTRLSLPVSTSQAIVGAIIGWNFFSGSPTDTGALTRIVTTWVACPLLAALFAMLFHTVFKTLFQRFPIHMLWEDMVVRWGLIGAGAFGSYSLGANNIANVMGVFVPVAPFEDLTLWGVFTLTGTQQLFLIGGVAISVGVFTYSRRVMETVGGSLLKLTPQMALIVVLSQAVVLYLFSSEGLSAWLISHGLPAIPLVPVSSSQAVIGAVLGLGILQGGRGIRYGVLGEIAAGWVTTPVIAGVVSYIALFFLQNVFAIQVMQ, from the coding sequence GTGCTGCTGTTTTTTCTCTCCAGCGGGCTCTTTCTCGGCTGGTCTCTGGGGGCGAATGACGCGGCGAATGTGTTCGGCACGGCCGTGGGCACGCGCATGGTCCGGTTCACGACGGCCGCGTTCATCTGCAGCGCATTCCTGATCGTCGGTGCGGTGGTCGGTGGCGCGGGGGCATCCCATACGCTGGGGAAACTGGGGGCCGTCAATGCGCTGGGCGGCGCGTTCATGGTCGCGCTGTCGGCGGGCTTCACCGTCTTCGCGATGACTCGCCTCTCACTGCCGGTCTCCACCTCGCAGGCCATTGTGGGCGCGATCATCGGGTGGAACTTCTTCTCGGGATCCCCGACGGATACGGGCGCACTCACGCGGATCGTGACGACCTGGGTGGCGTGTCCCCTGCTGGCGGCCCTGTTCGCCATGCTCTTCCATACCGTGTTCAAGACGCTCTTCCAGCGTTTCCCGATCCATATGCTCTGGGAAGACATGGTCGTCCGGTGGGGGCTGATCGGGGCAGGCGCGTTCGGGTCGTACAGTCTCGGCGCAAACAACATCGCCAATGTCATGGGGGTCTTCGTGCCGGTGGCGCCGTTCGAGGATCTCACTCTGTGGGGCGTCTTCACGCTGACCGGTACGCAGCAACTCTTCCTCATCGGCGGGGTGGCCATCTCGGTCGGAGTGTTCACTTACTCGCGGCGCGTGATGGAGACCGTGGGCGGCAGCCTGCTGAAGCTGACGCCGCAGATGGCGCTGATCGTCGTGCTGTCCCAGGCGGTTGTGCTCTATCTCTTCTCCAGCGAAGGACTGTCGGCGTGGCTGATCAGCCATGGGCTTCCGGCGATCCCGCTGGTGCCGGTGTCCAGTTCGCAGGCGGTCATTGGCGCGGTACTCGGGCTGGGGATTCTGCAGGGCGGACGCGGGATTCGGTACGGCGTACTGGGAGAGATCGCAGCCGGATGGGTGACCACGCCGGTGATCGCGGGGGTGGTCTCGTACATTGCGCTCTTCTTCCTGCAGAATGTGTTCGCGATTCAGGTCATGCAGTAA
- a CDS encoding HAD-IG family 5'-nucleotidase, whose amino-acid sequence MDRRKQRKAPRPSPPPPERGVFVNRTLNLRAVRAVGYDMDYTLIHYHSEEWERQAHAYTREKLLAKGWPVGELEFNPESVTRGLTIDLELGNLVKANRFGYVIRAAHGTKFLDFDEQRRTYSRVPVDLSGSRFSFLNTLFSLSEACIFGQLVELLDAGRLPQAMGYDDLHGIVRAALDEAHLEGKMKAGIIADPERYVALDEDLPLALLDQRHAGKKLLLITNSEWDYTRSMMSWAFDRFLPNGTTWRDLFDMVIVCARKPEFFTGRNPLYEVVDEDRSLLATDVRTLNEHAVFFGGNAPLVEEHLGLDGDEILYVGDHLFSDVHVSKAVLRWRTALILRELEKEVGELHEFGPSQEKLTAMMAEKEKAETEFYGLRLAAQRGKRKYGPPGAARSSVERRLAELRGRIAELDEQIAPLAVASGKIGGSSWGPLLRAGNDKSLFARQVERYADVYTSRASNFLFQTPFGFLRAPRGSLPHDPL is encoded by the coding sequence ATGGATCGCCGGAAACAACGCAAGGCCCCCCGTCCGTCTCCTCCTCCTCCGGAGCGCGGAGTCTTCGTCAATCGTACGCTGAACCTGCGCGCCGTTCGGGCTGTCGGTTACGACATGGACTACACGCTCATTCACTACCATTCGGAAGAGTGGGAGCGGCAGGCTCACGCCTATACGCGGGAGAAGCTTCTGGCGAAGGGGTGGCCGGTCGGAGAACTGGAGTTCAATCCGGAATCCGTGACCCGCGGTCTCACCATCGATCTCGAACTCGGCAATCTTGTGAAGGCGAACCGGTTCGGCTATGTCATCCGGGCCGCGCACGGAACGAAGTTCCTCGACTTCGACGAGCAACGCCGCACCTACTCCCGCGTCCCGGTGGATCTGTCCGGCTCGCGCTTCAGCTTTCTCAACACGCTGTTCTCGCTGTCGGAAGCGTGTATTTTCGGCCAGCTTGTGGAGTTGCTGGATGCCGGGCGCCTTCCTCAAGCCATGGGATACGACGATCTCCACGGTATCGTCCGCGCCGCTCTCGACGAGGCCCACCTGGAAGGGAAGATGAAGGCCGGGATCATTGCGGACCCGGAGCGATATGTCGCGCTCGACGAAGACCTTCCGCTCGCGCTTCTCGATCAGCGCCATGCGGGCAAGAAACTCCTGCTCATCACCAACTCCGAGTGGGATTACACTCGTTCGATGATGTCGTGGGCGTTCGACCGCTTCCTTCCGAACGGCACGACCTGGCGCGACCTCTTCGACATGGTCATCGTCTGCGCGCGAAAGCCGGAGTTCTTTACCGGACGAAACCCATTGTATGAGGTGGTCGATGAAGATCGCAGCCTTCTTGCGACGGATGTGCGTACGCTGAACGAGCACGCGGTATTCTTCGGGGGGAACGCGCCGCTGGTCGAGGAGCACCTGGGCCTGGACGGAGACGAGATCCTCTATGTCGGGGACCATCTCTTCAGCGATGTCCATGTGTCGAAGGCGGTGCTGCGGTGGCGAACGGCGCTGATACTCAGAGAGCTGGAGAAAGAAGTCGGGGAACTTCACGAGTTCGGCCCATCGCAGGAGAAGCTGACCGCCATGATGGCGGAAAAGGAGAAGGCCGAAACCGAGTTCTACGGGCTTCGGCTGGCGGCGCAGCGCGGGAAGAGGAAGTACGGTCCGCCCGGGGCCGCACGGTCCTCCGTGGAGCGCAGGCTCGCGGAGTTGCGCGGGCGAATCGCGGAACTGGATGAGCAGATCGCGCCGTTGGCGGTGGCGTCGGGGAAGATCGGCGGGTCCAGCTGGGGGCCGCTTCTGCGCGCGGGCAACGACAAGAGCCTCTTCGCCAGGCAGGTGGAGCGCTACGCGGATGTCTACACGAGCCGCGCGTCCAACTTCCTGTTCCAGACGCCGTTCGGATTCCTGCGGGCCCCGCGCGGGAGCTTGCCGCACGACCCTCTCTGA
- a CDS encoding glycosyltransferase family 39 protein codes for MQPASHFGRSALGVFLVLAGIYLATASFRIDTIDTGVRLEVARSLVREGTPAVEPMRMQTPFGIVGSFPGQGGRHFAVYGIGQSLLMVPFVALGGEHDATLIPIINLLATALTAAMLVLLAGRLGFSERAGVRVALLYGVATLAWPHAKFTFEAPLESAAGVAALFFALREGRRSAVLAGLAFGAALLVRPTAVLFLPALAWLIATGPHGRGRAGAFALAAAPAVAVVLGYNALRWGDALSVGYDRTEFRYFAPQARAFFGLVASPGRSFFVYNPALVLAFSGFRGFRRAAPRFAPVIPLIAGAYLAFLSFVTVWSGDWTWGPRHLLPVVPVLALATLPLLEPGRIRRSLLLPLVSLSIAVQLVGVSLNYETYYIWYNQWVRQTGATETADDIHFAPSRSQVYVESRLAWTFFRSLRERMIAYEPSRDGAPYAPILQGSPRVTRRMPDFWWVWFPLVGVSRVAMFAFGLLCVASAAAGMLLLRERRVRGP; via the coding sequence ATGCAGCCTGCATCCCATTTCGGCCGAAGCGCTCTCGGGGTGTTCCTCGTTCTAGCCGGAATCTACCTGGCCACGGCTTCGTTCCGAATCGACACCATCGACACCGGAGTCCGGCTGGAGGTCGCGCGCAGCCTGGTCCGTGAAGGCACCCCGGCAGTCGAGCCGATGCGTATGCAGACTCCTTTCGGCATCGTCGGCTCCTTCCCCGGGCAAGGCGGCCGACACTTTGCGGTATACGGAATCGGACAGTCGCTTCTGATGGTGCCGTTTGTGGCACTTGGCGGAGAGCACGACGCCACGCTCATCCCCATCATCAACCTCCTTGCGACGGCGCTGACCGCGGCGATGCTCGTCTTGCTGGCGGGCCGCCTTGGGTTCTCCGAAAGAGCGGGAGTTCGCGTCGCCCTCCTTTACGGCGTGGCCACGCTGGCGTGGCCCCATGCGAAGTTCACTTTCGAGGCGCCCCTTGAGTCCGCCGCCGGAGTCGCCGCGCTCTTCTTCGCGCTGAGAGAAGGCCGACGAAGTGCCGTGCTGGCAGGGCTGGCATTCGGCGCCGCACTGCTCGTCCGGCCCACCGCTGTACTCTTCCTCCCCGCCCTTGCGTGGCTCATCGCGACGGGGCCACACGGCAGGGGCCGCGCTGGGGCATTCGCACTCGCAGCCGCACCCGCAGTGGCGGTCGTTCTCGGATACAACGCCCTTCGATGGGGGGACGCTCTTTCGGTGGGATACGATCGGACGGAGTTTCGGTACTTTGCGCCGCAAGCCCGGGCGTTTTTCGGACTGGTGGCCAGCCCCGGCCGGAGTTTCTTCGTCTACAATCCGGCGCTCGTGCTCGCGTTCTCCGGTTTCCGCGGTTTCCGAAGGGCCGCTCCTCGCTTTGCTCCGGTCATCCCGCTGATCGCGGGGGCGTATCTCGCCTTCCTAAGCTTTGTGACCGTCTGGAGCGGCGACTGGACATGGGGGCCACGCCACCTTCTGCCTGTCGTACCGGTACTCGCGCTGGCGACGCTGCCCCTCCTGGAGCCGGGACGAATCCGTCGCAGCCTGCTCCTTCCTCTCGTCTCGCTGTCAATTGCGGTGCAACTTGTGGGGGTCTCTCTCAACTACGAGACCTACTACATCTGGTACAACCAGTGGGTGAGGCAAACCGGCGCGACAGAGACCGCCGACGACATCCACTTCGCCCCGTCTCGGTCGCAGGTCTATGTGGAATCGCGGCTTGCGTGGACCTTCTTCCGAAGCCTGCGCGAGAGGATGATCGCCTATGAGCCTTCGCGCGACGGAGCCCCCTATGCGCCGATCCTCCAGGGATCCCCCCGCGTCACCAGGAGAATGCCCGACTTCTGGTGGGTCTGGTTTCCGCTGGTCGGAGTTTCCCGGGTGGCGATGTTCGCGTTCGGTCTTCTCTGCGTGGCGTCCGCGGCCGCCGGGATGCTCCTCCTGCGCGAAAGGCGTGTGCGTGGCCCGTGA
- a CDS encoding nitronate monooxygenase, whose translation MPRMSLPTIIQGGMGVGVSGWRLARAVSKAGQLGVVSGTCLDLVMTRRLQVGDPGGHIRRALGHFPIPDVAQRILDRHFVPEGLQKKRPFGSKPMPAMRPGRHLAELLVTSNFVEIFLAREGHRGPVGINYLEKVQLPTLPSLYGAMLAGAAWILMGAGIPKTIPGVIDLLADGQPVELKMDVRGAARDEDFFTRFDPQEFSEGTVAPIERPKFVPIVSSATLASMLAKKSTGRIDGFVVEGPTAGGHNAPPRGRMQLCEEGAPVYGRRDVPDLQAIGALGLPFWLAGSWADPESVAEARQAGAAGVQVGTAFAYAEESDLDPELKARVLSASRAGQAKVFTDPVASPTGFPFKVMQMEDTLSDGVAYENRTRVCDLGYLRHAYKTPGGSVGWRCPAEPVEDYVQKGGDAADTHGRVCLCNALFANIGLAQLRADGGREMPFVTSGDDVATVARFLPPGAESYRAKEVIESLLKPVRTPDLG comes from the coding sequence ATGCCTCGCATGTCGCTGCCGACGATTATTCAAGGCGGAATGGGGGTCGGCGTTTCAGGCTGGCGCCTGGCCCGCGCGGTATCCAAAGCGGGGCAGCTCGGTGTCGTGTCCGGGACCTGCCTGGATCTGGTGATGACGCGGCGGCTTCAGGTCGGCGATCCCGGCGGTCACATTCGCCGGGCGCTGGGGCACTTCCCGATTCCGGACGTCGCCCAGCGAATCCTCGACCGTCACTTCGTGCCGGAAGGGCTGCAGAAGAAAAGACCCTTCGGTTCCAAGCCCATGCCAGCCATGCGGCCCGGCAGGCATCTCGCCGAGCTACTGGTCACCAGCAACTTCGTGGAGATCTTTCTGGCCCGGGAAGGCCATCGGGGCCCGGTGGGGATCAACTACCTGGAGAAGGTCCAGCTCCCGACGCTGCCGTCACTCTACGGAGCCATGCTTGCGGGTGCGGCGTGGATCCTCATGGGCGCGGGCATTCCCAAGACCATCCCCGGCGTGATCGACCTTCTCGCGGACGGGCAACCCGTCGAGCTCAAGATGGATGTTCGAGGTGCAGCACGGGACGAAGACTTCTTCACCCGATTCGACCCGCAGGAGTTCTCCGAAGGAACGGTGGCGCCGATCGAACGACCGAAGTTCGTCCCCATTGTCTCTTCCGCCACTCTTGCGTCGATGCTGGCGAAGAAGTCCACCGGGCGCATCGACGGGTTCGTGGTGGAAGGACCGACCGCGGGCGGACACAACGCCCCGCCCCGAGGGCGAATGCAGTTGTGCGAGGAGGGTGCGCCAGTCTATGGCCGGCGCGATGTCCCGGATCTTCAGGCCATCGGTGCGCTGGGGTTGCCGTTCTGGCTCGCCGGATCCTGGGCAGACCCGGAGAGCGTGGCAGAGGCGCGTCAGGCAGGCGCCGCCGGAGTTCAGGTGGGGACCGCCTTCGCATACGCGGAGGAGTCGGATCTGGACCCGGAACTGAAGGCGCGCGTCCTTTCGGCCAGCAGGGCCGGGCAGGCGAAGGTCTTCACGGACCCGGTCGCCTCCCCCACGGGCTTCCCCTTCAAAGTCATGCAGATGGAAGACACGCTTTCGGACGGAGTCGCGTACGAAAACCGGACGCGCGTATGCGATCTCGGATACCTGCGCCATGCGTACAAGACACCGGGGGGATCCGTGGGGTGGCGATGCCCTGCGGAACCGGTGGAGGACTATGTGCAAAAAGGCGGCGATGCGGCAGACACGCACGGTCGCGTGTGTCTCTGCAATGCGCTCTTCGCGAACATCGGCCTTGCGCAGTTGCGGGCGGATGGCGGCCGGGAGATGCCGTTCGTCACCTCCGGAGACGATGTCGCCACGGTTGCGCGCTTCCTCCCGCCGGGTGCGGAATCCTACCGCGCCAAAGAAGTAATCGAGTCACTCCTGAAGCCGGTCAGGACGCCGGACCTCGGCTGA